Genomic window (Oncorhynchus masou masou isolate Uvic2021 chromosome 9, UVic_Omas_1.1, whole genome shotgun sequence):
ctattttttgtgacctagatgaagatcagatacattttatgaccaatttatgcagaaatccaggtatttccaaacgGTTCACATACCTTCTTCTTGCCactgtaaagtagaacagtctgcAACAGAGGAAGCAACAGAGTGATGGATGGAAAAGATAGCAAAAAATAAAGGGGTCAAATTTAATTTATCTGAAGAGTTGATAAGATGTTTTATAGATGTTTTTTTTGGGAGGATTGTTGTTCTTAAGTCTCAAATGTTCCACTGCCCTGAGTTGAAATAACATTACTTTTGAGCTACTGTAAATATTAACATGGGATGTACACTTAATATAATCAGTTTTGAAATAATTTTTTTACAGGTCAGAACAGGTGAGCATCTCATGAAAAAGGCTTTAGTTGAGTAATCTGCTACTGAGATCCTCACTAAAGTCATTGGAGCAAAGTTTCCCCTCAATCCTATTCTAGTCTCGATTGTAATTTCCCCATATGCAGAGCAGTGTAGCGATTTAGGAAGAACAACCACAGCTGGGTTTGAACCAAAAACCATGCAGTGGCAGGATAAGCTCAGTATATCCTGTGCCATAAAGCTCCAGACCTCTTGGCAGAGGCTGGAGTAAGTAGTATTTTTACATACAGTGACGCTACATCAGTGTAGAAGAAGTGACAATTTCTCAATTTCTCCCTTGTTAGATCCTTCTTTAACATCAGGATGCTCCCCTATCACTCGGCACTCTTGGCAGTGCTGTCATTCACAGTGACCAGTGTATCGACGAAGACCACTCAGCGGCCAAAGTACCAATACACCAAGAAGCCAATGCCTTACCGCGAGCAGCCCCAGATTACCATGCAGCCCCTAACCCCCATCATCCCTAAAACACTGAAATCAGTGGAGAAATCAGATCCCATGGACCCCTACCCTCTGGCTACCACAGAGACCACAACCTACCCCAGCGATGCCTACCAGGATTACTATACTGAAACCACAGGGCCCCCTGGTGTTGGGCATGATAATTACACAATGGATTATAACGAGTGCTACTTCAATTTTTGTGAGTGCTGTCCACCAGAGAGGGGCCCTCGAGGGCCAAAAGGGGACAGAGGACTACCAGGTATTGAAATCACTATGACAACATAGGGACATTTAACAATACCAGTATGCTGTAGTGGTGATCCATGGATTTTGATGTCTTGATGAAACAATTTTCTCACAGGTTCACCTGGAGAAGAGGGGGAGCGAGGACCCAGAGGCTTTTCTGGACTAGCTGGTTCAAATGGAACTATGGGGCCAAAAGGAGATAGAGGTGAACACAACACAATTTTTTAAAATTAGAAATATGTACACTTTACTGGCTGTGTGAGCAAACAGTAGATTGATTGATTATTCAAAGGTGTTTGTTTTCTATCTCCCTTTTCCAGGAGTTAAAGGTGACCTAGGATACCGTGGAATGGCAGGAACTCCAGGTAACCCAGGGAAACCAGGAGAGAGAGGTAACAAGCCATTCCTTTCAACACATATAGGCATGTGATCGGTACAACATAGAAAATCATGAAACAAGGCTACCTGTACCTGTTCAAGCCTCCATATACTGATTATTAAATCAACATAGAATCAATTCATATCTTCCTCATAGATTCTGTCTGGGCCTCGATGCTGAAATTGTCCACTTACACTTTGCTCTGTGCCCTGCAGGTGGATTTGGCTTCAAAGGTGAAAAAGGTGACAGCGGGCCCCCTGGTGTCAAAGGTGACCAGGGGGAGAAGGGTGAAAGCCAAAATGGGActaagggtgagagaggggaaccTGGAATGGAAGGCCCAACAGGACCCCCAGGGCTGGCTGGAGTGCAAGACCAGAAGGGGGACAAGGGGGACAAAGGAGAGTGTGGGACAtttggagagagaggactgaaggGCGATAGAGGGGACCCTGGGCCTCCAGGTATTCAGGGACAGGTGGGTCTTCCTGGGGTGGATGGCATGCAGGGCTCCCCTGGTGTGGCAGGCGACCAGGGGGATCTAGGACCCCCAGGGGCTCAAGGTGAGCCAGGGGTGCGAGGGCTGCCTGGaccccagggagggagggggatgtttGGGCCAAAGGGTGACAGAGGCCCCCCCGGGATGAGAGGGGACAGGGGCCCTCGGGGGATCAGAGGGGCGAAGGGTAACGGGGTGATTCAGAAACGCTCAGCTTTCAGTGTGGGCCTCTCTCCCAGCAAGTCCTTCCCTCCATCGGGCTTCCCCGTCCGCTTTGACAAGGTCTTCTATAACGGAGAGAACCACTACAACTCCTCCTCCAACAGCTTCACCTGTGCCCACGGGGGGGTTTACGTGTTCTCCTACCACATAACCGTCCGGAACAAGCCCCTGCGCGCCGCCCTGGTAGTCAATGGGGTGAGGAAGGTGCGGACACGGGACTCTCTCTATGGCCAGGACATCGACCAAGCGTCCAGCCTGGTGCTGTTGCAGCTGGCGGTGGGGGACCAGGTATGGCTGGAGACACTGAGGGACTGGAACGGTGTCTATGCCAGTAGTGAGGACGACAGCACGTTCTCTGGCTTTCTGCTCTACGCTGACAAGCCCTGACAAACGATCTGATATCTAATACAATCTACACTGTAACTCTACTGTACCTCCACAGTACCTAAACAATCTCTACTGGCAGTCCTCCATACCACCCATACAATACCCCACAGACCAGCCCATCTGTACTCCTgctctacacagacaagttatgACAATGGAGCCCACTATATCACCACAGTACCAGGGACTGTAAAACACCTCTATATGAGTTGGCAgcactcactccatctctcttcaTACTGCCTCTATAGACCCATCAACATATAGGCATCTTTACAAGACTGTCAATCTGGTAGAATGAAAAATAATGCAAGTAAGACTGATAGCACTGGAATAGTTCATGTTCATTACTTGAGGAATACTAATCACACAATGTTTCCCAGGTTAGGTTAAGGAATCAGTACATCGTATCGCTGTATTATGAGCTTTTTGAAAATGAGCTTTTGTACACTTTTGAAATAAAATCAATATGTAAATGTTTGACTTTGACTGGATTTATTTGCATTGAACTTACAATCAACAGTTCAAATACAATTCATTGTTTCATTCACAACCTAAAAGACAAATAACATATTAATGAACAATTCTTAAGGAATTTAGAAGTCCTTCCACACCACTGTTCCATCATCTGAACCAACACCAGgggccagtgtgtttggagaATCACCGGATACAT
Coding sequences:
- the LOC135545030 gene encoding inner ear-specific collagen-like, with the translated sequence MQWQDKLSISCAIKLQTSWQRLESFFNIRMLPYHSALLAVLSFTVTSVSTKTTQRPKYQYTKKPMPYREQPQITMQPLTPIIPKTLKSVEKSDPMDPYPLATTETTTYPSDAYQDYYTETTGPPGVGHDNYTMDYNECYFNFCECCPPERGPRGPKGDRGLPGSPGEEGERGPRGFSGLAGSNGTMGPKGDRGVKGDLGYRGMAGTPGNPGKPGERGGFGFKGEKGDSGPPGVKGDQGEKGESQNGTKGERGEPGMEGPTGPPGLAGVQDQKGDKGDKGECGTFGERGLKGDRGDPGPPGIQGQVGLPGVDGMQGSPGVAGDQGDLGPPGAQGEPGVRGLPGPQGGRGMFGPKGDRGPPGMRGDRGPRGIRGAKGNGVIQKRSAFSVGLSPSKSFPPSGFPVRFDKVFYNGENHYNSSSNSFTCAHGGVYVFSYHITVRNKPLRAALVVNGVRKVRTRDSLYGQDIDQASSLVLLQLAVGDQVWLETLRDWNGVYASSEDDSTFSGFLLYADKP